The Eublepharis macularius isolate TG4126 chromosome 3, MPM_Emac_v1.0, whole genome shotgun sequence genome has a window encoding:
- the SLITRK5 gene encoding SLIT and NTRK-like protein 5 has translation MHACCSTVTLEQDLNKKMHIWMVQTIAFALTSLVLAWAESIEYYGEICDNGCPCEEKDGILTVSCENRGIISLFEISPPKFPVYHLLLSGNLLNRLYPNQLVNYSGASILHLGSNDIQDIETGAFHGLRGLRRLHLNNNKLEILRDDTFVGLESLEYLQVDYNYISTIEPNAFSKLHLLQVLILNDNLLSSLPNNLFRFVPLTHLDLRGNRLKLLPYLGLLQHMDKVVELQLEENPWNCSCELIALKDWLDSISYSALVGDVVCETPFRLHGRDLDEVSKQELCPRRLISDYEMPPQTPLSTTGYFHTTPASVNSVATSSSAVYKSHLKPPKGTRQPNKSRVRPTPRLPSKDLGYSNYGPSIAYQTKSPVPLECPTACTCNLQISDLGLNVNCQERKIENISELQPKPYNPKKMYLTENYITQVHRSDFLDATGLDLLHLGNNRISSIQDRAFGDLTNLRRLYLNGNRIEKLSPELFYGLQSLQYLFLQYNVIREIEAGTFDPVPNLQLLFLNNNLLRSLPGGVFSGLTLYRLSLRSNHFSYLPVSGVLDQLKSLLQIDLHENPWDCTCDVVGMKLWLEQLNTGVLVDQVICESPKKFAQHDMRSIKAELLCPDYSDIIVSTPTPSSMQGPVRTTPFSNSGQFNSTSEEDDAALPSGGSSSSSSSTVPLSVLILSLLLVFIMSVFVAAGLFVLVMKRRKKVQGDHASTNNSDVSSFNMQYSVYTGGGAPHSHGHAHHQQHPQHLHRGGGGGGGGGPALPKVKTPAGHVYEYIPHPLGHMCKNPIYRSREGNTGEDYKDLHELKVTYSNHHLQPQPPPPSQALGQPPAAPGGQEEPLRSPTYSVSTIEPRDELLSPVQDADRFYRGILEPDKRPSSTLGGSNLPEYPKFPPTAYTYSPNYDLRRPPHPYLHPGPGDSRLRETVLYTPPSTVYVEPNRNEYLELKAKLNAEPDYLEVLEKQTTFSQF, from the coding sequence ATGCACGCTTGCTGCTCTACAGTGACTTTGGAGCAGGATCTCAACAAGAAAATGCATATCTGGATGGTGCAAACCATCGCTTTTGCTTTAACGTCTCTGGTCCTGGCGTGGGCAGAGAGCATCGAGTATTATGGAGAGATCTGTGACAACGGGTGTCCTTGCGAGGAGAAGGACGGCATCTTGACAGTGAGCTGTGAGAACCGAGGGATCATCAGCCTCTTCGAGATCAGCCCTCCCAAGTTCCCAGTTTACCATCTCCTCCTGTCTGGGAATTTGCTCAACAGGCTCTACCCGAACCAGTTGGTCAATTACAGCGGGGCTTCAATTTTGCACCTGGGCAGCAACGACATCCAGGACATCGAAACGGGCGCCTTTCACGGGCTGAGGGGCTTGAGGCGGCTCCAcctgaacaacaacaaactggaaATATTGCGGGATGATACTTTTGTGGGGCTGGAGAGCTTGGAGTATCTCCAGGTCGACTACAATTACATCAGTACCATTGAACCCAACGCTTTCAGCAAACTGCACTTGCTGCAGGTGCTGATTCTGAACGACAACCTGCTCTCCTCGCTGCCCAACAACCTGTTCCGCTTTGTACCGTTGACTCACCTCGATTTAAGGGGCAACCGGCTGAAGCTGCTTCCCTACTTAGGTCTCCTGCAGCATATGGATAAGGTGGTGGAATTGCAGCTGGAGGAGAATCCGTGGAATTGCTCCTGTGAACTGATCGCCCTGAAGGATTGGCTGGACAGCATCTCCTATTCGGCCCTGGTGGGGGATGTGGTTTGCGAAACGCCTTTCCGTTTACATGGTAGAGATCTGGATGAGGTCTCCAAGCAGGAGCTTTGCCCAAGGAGACTCATCTCCGATTACGAAATGCCACCCCAGACTCCGCTTAGCACCACAGGGTATTTCCACACCACGCCTGCCTCTGTGAACTCTGTGGCTACTTCTTCCTCGGCTGTTTACAAATCTCACTTGAAGCCCCCCAAAGGGACTCGCCAGCCCAACAAGTCCCGAGTGCGCCCCACCCCTCGCCTGCCCTCCAAGGACCTGGGATACAGTAACTATGGGCCCAGCATCGCCTACCAGACCAAATCTCCGGTGCCTTTGGAGTGCCCTACAGCTTGCACTTGCAACCTGCAGATCTCCGATTTGGGCCTCAACGTCAACTGCCAGGAGAGGAAGATCGAGAACATCTCAGAGTTACAACCCAAGCCCTACAACCCCAAGAAGATGTATTTAACTGAGAACTACATTACGCAGGTGCACAGGTCAGATTTCCTGGATGCTACTGGATTGGATTTGCTCCACCTGGGCAACAATCGCATCTCATCCATTCAGGATCGGGCCTTTGGGGATCTAACTAACTTGCGGCGGCTTTACCTGAATGGGAACCGGATTGAGAAACTGAGCCCGGAGCTTTTCTACGGGCTTCAAAGTTTGCAGTACCTCTTCCTGCAATATAATGTGATCCGGGAAATTGAGGCAGGTACTTTTGACCCTGTGCCCAATTTACAGCTCCTGTTTCTCAACAACAACTTGCTGAGATCTTTACCTGGGGGCGTTTTTTCTGGCTTAACTCTCTACAGGTTGAGCCTGAGGAGCAATCATTTCTCCTACCTGCCTGTTAGCGGGGTGCTTGACCAGCTGAAATCCTTGCTGCAGATTGATCTCCACGAGAACCCGTGGGATTGTACATGTGATGTGGTGGGCATGAAGCTGTGGCTCGAGCAACTCAACACAGGCGTCCTTGTGGATCAGGTAATCTGTGAGTCCCCTAAGAAATTTGCCCAGCATGACATGCGGAGCATCAAAGCAGAGCTGCTGTGCCCGGACTACTCTGACATCATTGTTTCCACACCCACTCCATCATCCATGCAGGGACCAGTCAGGACCACCCCTTTTTCCAACTCTGGGCAATTCAATAGCACCTCAGAGGAGGACGATGCAGCGTTACCTTCTggtggttcctcctcctcctcctcttccacggTGCCTTTGTCGGTGCTGATCCTTAGCCTGCTGCTGGTCTTCATTATGTCTGTGTTTGTGGCTGCGGGTCTCTTTGTGTTGGTCATGAAGCGCCGGAAGAAGGTACAGGGTGACCACGCCAGCACCAACAACTCGGATGTGAGCTCCTTCAACATGCAGTACAGCGTGTACACAGGAGGGGGAGCCCCCCATTCTCATGGCCATGCCCATCACCAGCAACATCCACAGCATCTTCACcgtggaggtggaggaggaggaggaggtggtccgGCTTTGCCCAAGGTGAAAACCCCTGCGGGACACGTCTATGAATACATCCCTCACCCCTTAGGCCACATGTGCAAGAACCCAATCTATCGCTCCAGGGAGGGCAACACGGGTGAGGATTACAAAGATCTCCATGAGCTCAAGGTGACCTACAGCAACCATCACCTCCAACCCCAACCCCCACCACCCTCACAGGCCTTGGGGCAGCCCCCGGCAGCTCCCGGGGGCCAAGAGGAGCCCCTTCGGAGCCCCACATACAGTGTGAGCACTATTGAGCCTCGGGACGAATTGCTATCCCCTGTGCAGGATGCCGACCGTTTTTACAGGGGCATTTTGGAGCCCGATAAACGTCCTTCTTCCACCTTGGGGGGCAGTAACCTTCCTGAGTACCCTAAGTTCCCCCCAACTGCCTACACTTACTCCCCTAATTATGACCTTAGGCGTCCCCCTCATCCTTACTTGCATCCCGGCCCGGGGGACAGCAGGCTCCGGGAGACAGTGCTCTACACCCCCCCAAGTACTGTTTATGTAGAGCCAAACAGGAACGAATACCTGGAGCTAAAAGCAAAACTAAATGCAGAGCCGGACTACCTCGAAGTGTTGGAAAAACAGACCACATTCAGTCAGTTCTGA